One segment of Sphingobacteriales bacterium DNA contains the following:
- the tsaD gene encoding tRNA (adenosine(37)-N6)-threonylcarbamoyltransferase complex transferase subunit TsaD, whose protein sequence is MCALLLAIESSCDDTSAAVCRDGVILSNVVATQQLHSEYGGVVPELASRAHQEKIVPVVAEALKCAAVDKKELDAVAFTIGPGLIGSLLVGTMFSKAFALALDIPLITVNHMMAHVSAHFIDAPLPQFPFLCLTVSGGHTQIVLVKDFLEMEVIGETIDDAAGEAFDKIAKMLGLPYPGGPLLDKLAREGNPQAFRFPEPQVRDLNFSFSGLKTSVLYFLQKQPEGFISEHLSDLCASVQKTIVDILLKKLHKAAKQYGIRQIAIAGGVSANSELRRRVQEMGAAHQWSVYIPQFQYCTDNAAMIAICAYHKYLKKDFADHSIVPKARYPIASISQK, encoded by the coding sequence CTGCGATGATACGTCTGCTGCCGTTTGCCGCGATGGTGTGATATTGTCTAACGTAGTAGCCACCCAACAACTTCACAGCGAATACGGTGGCGTAGTACCGGAGTTGGCATCGCGGGCGCATCAGGAAAAAATAGTGCCGGTGGTGGCAGAAGCACTCAAATGCGCCGCCGTTGATAAAAAAGAATTAGATGCCGTTGCTTTTACCATCGGTCCCGGCCTCATCGGCTCGCTGCTGGTAGGCACTATGTTTTCCAAAGCCTTTGCGCTGGCATTGGATATTCCGCTCATCACCGTTAATCACATGATGGCGCACGTGTCGGCGCACTTTATAGATGCCCCCCTGCCGCAATTTCCTTTTTTGTGCCTTACCGTCAGTGGCGGACACACGCAAATAGTGTTGGTAAAAGATTTTTTGGAGATGGAAGTAATCGGCGAAACCATTGACGATGCCGCCGGCGAAGCTTTTGATAAAATCGCCAAAATGTTGGGGCTGCCATATCCGGGCGGTCCTCTTTTAGACAAACTCGCCCGCGAAGGCAATCCACAAGCATTTCGTTTTCCTGAGCCGCAGGTGCGTGATTTGAATTTCAGTTTTAGCGGTCTCAAAACTTCGGTATTGTATTTTTTACAAAAACAGCCCGAAGGTTTCATCAGCGAGCACCTCAGCGACCTATGTGCATCGGTGCAAAAAACCATCGTGGATATTTTGCTCAAAAAACTGCACAAAGCCGCCAAACAATACGGTATTCGGCAAATAGCCATTGCGGGGGGTGTTTCCGCCAATTCGGAATTGCGTCGCCGCGTGCAGGAAATGGGTGCCGCCCATCAGTGGAGCGTGTATATTCCGCAATTTCAATACTGCACCGATAATGCCGCTATGATTGCCATTTGTGCCTATCACAAATACCTCAAAAAAGATTTCGCCGACCACAGCATTGTACCCAAAGCCCGCTACCCCATTGCAAGCATTTCACAAAAGTAG
- a CDS encoding ATP-binding protein gives MRKFTLTLNSQLESMAELEKFVDKCSRECGADSMMHHDMLLVLTEAVSNSIKHGNRFNPQKQVVINANISNNSLNFKVCDEGEGFDPKKVADPTHHRNLAQANGRGVFIMRTLANSLNFCDNGRTVEIEFKR, from the coding sequence GTGAGAAAGTTTACATTAACACTGAACTCTCAATTAGAGAGTATGGCGGAGTTGGAAAAATTTGTGGATAAATGCAGCAGAGAATGTGGCGCAGACAGTATGATGCACCATGATATGCTTTTGGTATTAACCGAAGCTGTAAGCAATTCTATTAAGCACGGAAACCGCTTCAATCCCCAAAAGCAGGTGGTTATCAACGCAAATATCAGCAACAACAGTTTAAATTTTAAAGTGTGTGATGAAGGTGAAGGTTTTGACCCCAAAAAAGTAGCTGACCCTACGCATCACCGCAATTTGGCGCAAGCCAATGGGCGTGGTGTTTTTATTATGCGCACCTTAGCCAACAGCCTCAATTTTTGCGACAACGGCAGAACCGTTGAAATTGAGTTTAAGCGTTAG
- a CDS encoding retropepsin-like domain-containing protein has product MTKNVYNFQRDNADSLILVPARANYERATLALDTGATHTVIDLTVLLMAGYTLNDAIKTVSMETAKGTIEAYVFKLSKLTCLDITLINKEICSYDFLANNVLTALDGVLGLDFFEGCSLNIDFVSNTISILKK; this is encoded by the coding sequence ATGACGAAAAATGTATACAATTTTCAACGTGACAACGCAGACAGCCTAATTTTAGTTCCTGCAAGAGCTAACTATGAACGTGCAACACTCGCATTAGATACAGGTGCAACGCATACCGTAATAGACCTAACCGTACTGTTAATGGCAGGTTATACACTAAACGACGCAATAAAAACGGTTTCGATGGAAACAGCGAAAGGAACAATAGAGGCGTATGTTTTCAAGCTAAGTAAGCTAACTTGCTTGGACATAACACTTATAAATAAAGAGATTTGTTCTTACGATTTCTTAGCTAATAACGTTCTTACGGCTCTTGATGGCGTACTCGGTTTGGATTTTTTTGAAGGTTGCAGTCTAAACATAGATTTTGTTAGCAACACGATAAGTATTCTAAAAAAATAA
- the ybeY gene encoding rRNA maturation RNase YbeY, translating to MPIAFYTEPPLEFKLRPQNFYAAWLRYLIKKHEAVAGNIHLVFCTDAYLLELNRQYLQHDYYTDIITFDYTQNGKIAGDLFISVERVRDNADTLQVTFDQELARVMAHGVLHLLGFSDKDAAQSAEMRRQEDTALQYLQEVR from the coding sequence ATGCCCATTGCCTTTTATACTGAGCCTCCTTTAGAATTTAAACTACGCCCTCAAAATTTTTATGCCGCTTGGCTACGCTATCTCATCAAAAAGCATGAGGCGGTTGCGGGCAACATTCATCTTGTTTTTTGTACCGATGCGTATTTACTCGAACTCAATCGCCAATATCTGCAACACGATTACTACACTGACATCATTACTTTTGATTATACCCAAAACGGAAAAATCGCCGGCGATTTATTTATCAGCGTAGAGCGTGTGCGCGATAATGCAGATACTTTGCAGGTGACATTTGACCAAGAGTTGGCGCGTGTGATGGCACACGGTGTATTGCATTTGCTGGGTTTTTCGGATAAAGATGCTGCACAAAGTGCCGAAATGCGCCGTCAGGAAGATACGGCATTGCAATATTTACAGGAAGTGCGGTAA
- a CDS encoding phosphatase PAP2 family protein, protein METLLQWDNFLFSLINGTWSNSFFDALLPLLRTKEFWAPLYIFVLAYIAYNYSWKQALILIAFTALAAGLADFTRSSIIKPYFNRLRPCNSPWLQEQIHLLVPCGSGKSFTSSHAANHFALAWCWIMIWGRQYRWLIPVLLLWAASIAYSQVYVGVHFPFDVLAGGLLGTAVGIFCGSMAQKALQRHQAPPPATAPDDFG, encoded by the coding sequence ATGGAAACTTTATTGCAATGGGATAATTTTCTTTTTTCGCTCATCAACGGCACTTGGAGCAATTCTTTTTTTGATGCCTTGTTGCCACTGCTGCGTACCAAAGAATTTTGGGCTCCGCTCTATATATTTGTACTGGCATATATTGCCTACAATTACTCGTGGAAGCAGGCTCTTATCCTGATTGCTTTTACGGCTTTGGCGGCGGGGTTGGCTGATTTTACGAGGAGTTCTATTATCAAACCCTATTTCAACCGCTTGCGTCCTTGTAATTCACCTTGGTTGCAAGAGCAGATTCATTTGTTGGTTCCTTGCGGTTCAGGAAAAAGTTTTACTTCATCGCACGCTGCCAATCACTTTGCTTTGGCGTGGTGCTGGATAATGATATGGGGGCGACAATATCGTTGGTTGATACCCGTTTTGTTGTTGTGGGCGGCGAGTATTGCATATTCGCAGGTATATGTAGGCGTACACTTTCCGTTTGACGTATTGGCGGGCGGTTTGTTGGGCACTGCTGTCGGAATTTTTTGCGGCTCAATGGCACAAAAAGCCCTGCAACGCCATCAAGCACCGCCACCCGCCACCGCGCCCGATGATTTCGGATAG